The Pseudomonadota bacterium genome contains a region encoding:
- a CDS encoding gamma carbonic anhydrase family protein, translating to MPIYALAEHEPQLPAPDRIWVAPDAHVVGRVRLGLDVSLWFGAVLRGDNEPIEIGDRTNVQEGAMLHADPGFPLVIGADCTIGHHAVLHGCSIGAGSLIGMGATLLNGAKIGSKCLVGANALLTEGKEFPDGSLIIGAPAKAVRTLDPAAADALSEVAQIYVRRWRLFATSLRRID from the coding sequence ATGCCGATTTACGCACTGGCCGAACATGAGCCCCAGCTCCCCGCGCCGGATCGCATCTGGGTAGCACCGGATGCCCATGTCGTCGGCCGCGTCAGGCTCGGTCTCGATGTCTCCCTATGGTTTGGCGCGGTGCTGCGCGGCGACAACGAGCCGATCGAGATCGGCGATCGGACCAACGTGCAAGAGGGCGCGATGCTGCATGCCGATCCGGGCTTTCCCTTGGTCATCGGCGCCGATTGCACGATCGGCCATCACGCCGTTCTGCACGGGTGCAGCATCGGCGCCGGATCGTTGATCGGAATGGGGGCAACCTTGCTCAATGGCGCCAAAATCGGTTCCAAGTGCCTCGTCGGTGCTAATGCCCTGCTGACCGAGGGGAAGGAATTTCCAGACGGCTCGCTCATCATCGGCGCACCGGCGAAGGCGGTGCGCACGCTGGATCCGGCTGCTGCGGACGCGCTTTCGGAGGTGGCGCAGATTTACGTGCGGCGGTGGCGCTTGTTTGCCACGAGCTTGCGGCGGATCGATTGA
- a CDS encoding cupin domain-containing protein translates to MTERPNFIRHWRDLEGADDRHYPGDTELLSIGAPLGRGLGLTRIGIHHERLLPGRRTSYPHAESTEEEFVYVLEGTPDVWIDGTLHRLAPGDAVGFPAGTGICHSFLNNTATEVRLLVVGETHKPENRIHYPMNPDHERTRKDAWTDVPPRVLGGHNGKARAGS, encoded by the coding sequence ATGACCGAGCGGCCGAATTTCATCCGACACTGGCGCGACCTGGAAGGCGCGGACGACCGCCACTACCCGGGAGACACCGAGTTGCTGTCGATCGGTGCCCCGCTCGGTCGCGGCCTCGGCCTGACCCGTATCGGCATCCACCATGAGCGGCTCTTGCCCGGGCGGCGGACGTCGTATCCCCACGCAGAGAGCACGGAAGAGGAGTTCGTCTACGTGCTGGAGGGGACTCCCGATGTCTGGATCGACGGGACACTCCACCGCCTTGCCCCGGGCGACGCGGTCGGCTTCCCGGCTGGTACCGGGATCTGCCACAGCTTTCTGAACAATACCGCGACGGAGGTCCGTCTCCTGGTAGTCGGCGAAACCCACAAGCCGGAAAACCGCATCCATTACCCGATGAACCCGGACCACGAGAGGACCCGGAAGGACGCCTGGACCGACGTGCCGCCGCGGGTGCTGGGTGGCCACAATGGCAAGGCACGGGCGGGAAGCTAA
- a CDS encoding amidase, with protein sequence MSADLALLSASELARRIRAGRASSRAAVEACLARIGARNGELNAFIAIDAEHARATADLADAEARRGRWSGPLHGVPLAHKDMYYRQGRIATCGSKIRRDWVAPATATPLARLDAAGALDLGTLNMVEFAFGPTGHNWHLGHARNAWNPLHITGGSSSGSATGVAARMIYAALGSDTGGSIRLPAHYCGVVGIKPTWGRVSRANAMPLSWSLDTVGPLTRTVEDAALILSIIAGPDVADPTAAAEPVPDYVALLGRGVKRLRIGVPTSFFTDVDGETSRVLAEAESIFASLGAEIVRVPMPDIERLNAYCSMVLACEAATIHREWLRTHADDYSPQIRARLEGGLMIPATLYLDALRARGSMLAEFNDKVFGLCDVLMAPVAASAAPTILESDVPPGPDLPARLGVFPKFTRSFNYLGLPGLAVPGGVTASGLPIGFQLIGPPFAEAMLFAAGHAFQQATNWHDRV encoded by the coding sequence ATGAGCGCCGATCTGGCGCTGCTCTCCGCTTCCGAGCTGGCGCGGCGCATCCGCGCCGGCCGGGCGAGCTCGCGCGCCGCGGTGGAAGCCTGTCTCGCGCGCATCGGAGCCCGGAACGGCGAGCTCAACGCCTTCATCGCCATCGACGCGGAGCATGCGCGGGCGACAGCCGACCTGGCCGACGCCGAGGCCAGGCGCGGGCGCTGGAGCGGGCCACTCCACGGCGTGCCGCTGGCGCACAAGGACATGTATTACCGCCAGGGGCGCATCGCGACCTGCGGCTCGAAGATCCGCCGCGACTGGGTGGCGCCGGCGACCGCAACGCCGCTGGCCCGGCTCGATGCCGCCGGCGCCCTCGATCTCGGCACGCTCAACATGGTGGAGTTCGCCTTCGGACCGACCGGTCACAACTGGCATCTCGGCCATGCGCGCAATGCCTGGAACCCCCTGCATATCACCGGCGGCTCGTCGTCCGGCTCGGCTACCGGCGTCGCTGCGCGCATGATTTATGCCGCACTCGGCTCCGACACCGGGGGCTCGATTCGGCTGCCGGCGCATTACTGCGGCGTCGTCGGCATCAAGCCGACCTGGGGTCGGGTCAGCCGCGCCAACGCAATGCCGCTGTCGTGGAGCCTGGACACCGTCGGACCGCTGACCCGCACGGTGGAGGACGCGGCCCTGATCCTCTCGATCATCGCCGGGCCCGACGTTGCTGACCCGACGGCCGCCGCCGAGCCGGTGCCGGACTACGTCGCCTTGCTGGGGCGCGGCGTCAAGCGGCTGCGTATCGGCGTGCCGACCAGCTTCTTCACCGACGTTGACGGCGAGACCTCCCGCGTACTGGCCGAGGCGGAGAGCATCTTCGCCAGCCTCGGCGCCGAAATCGTGCGGGTGCCGATGCCGGACATCGAGCGGCTCAATGCCTATTGCTCGATGGTGCTGGCCTGTGAGGCCGCGACCATCCATCGCGAGTGGCTGCGCACCCACGCCGACGACTACAGCCCCCAGATACGGGCCCGGCTCGAAGGTGGGCTGATGATCCCGGCCACGCTCTATCTCGACGCGCTTCGCGCGCGGGGGTCGATGCTGGCCGAGTTCAACGACAAGGTGTTCGGGCTTTGCGACGTGCTGATGGCCCCGGTGGCGGCCAGTGCCGCGCCGACCATCCTCGAGAGCGACGTTCCGCCCGGACCCGATCTTCCGGCCCGGCTCGGGGTCTTCCCGAAGTTCACGCGCTCGTTCAATTATCTCGGTCTGCCGGGCCTCGCCGTGCCCGGCGGCGTCACCGCCTCGGGCCTGCCGATCGGCTTCCAGCTCATCGGCCCGCCCTTCGCCGAGGCAATGTTGTTCGCCGCTGGCCACGCCTTCCAGCAGGCGACGAACTGGCATGACCGGGTCTGA